From Ruminococcus sp. HUN007, a single genomic window includes:
- a CDS encoding TrkH family potassium uptake protein gives MNKQAVAHYLCRITSWGSLLFLIPALVSLFYGEWDALKAFLEVAIGVAVLSLPMAILKPKESDMFAKEALMIVALLWVIYPVAGALPFWLSGEIPSFVDAVFESVSGFTTTGSTILTDIESMSHGMLFWRSFTHWVGGMGVLVLAIAILPANKATMYLMRAECAGPQVGKLTPKGRTSARYLYIIYGVLTVALTVLLILGGMPVFDSICHAMGTAGTGGFGIKNNGIAFYNSKYIEYVLTVGMIVFGVNFSIYYLILTGHIKTVLRNAELRVYLIIILLATGLIMGSNILIHPDPEENFRSAVFQVSSIMTSTGFGTDDYALWPEFSQMVLLMLMFIGACAGSTGGGLKVQRIIIMFKSVKKFVRQTLSPKCVYVLKGEDKTMDTATVHGVQTYFILYTGLLFISLLLVSFDNNDFATSFSSVVTCINNIGPGLNKVGPTQNFSFFSNFAKIILSFDMLLGRLECLPVIVMLSPSVWRNKF, from the coding sequence ATGAATAAACAGGCAGTAGCACATTATCTTTGCAGGATCACGTCATGGGGCTCCCTACTTTTCCTTATTCCGGCACTTGTAAGCCTTTTCTACGGTGAATGGGATGCACTTAAAGCTTTCCTGGAAGTTGCGATCGGTGTGGCCGTGCTTTCACTTCCGATGGCGATACTGAAACCGAAGGAAAGTGACATGTTCGCCAAGGAAGCTCTTATGATCGTTGCACTTCTGTGGGTCATATATCCGGTGGCCGGAGCTCTTCCTTTCTGGCTTTCCGGCGAGATTCCGTCATTTGTCGATGCGGTTTTTGAAAGTGTTTCAGGATTTACAACTACCGGTTCGACCATTCTTACGGACATTGAGTCCATGTCGCACGGAATGCTGTTCTGGCGAAGCTTTACACACTGGGTCGGCGGCATGGGGGTACTTGTACTTGCCATTGCTATCCTTCCGGCGAACAAGGCGACCATGTATCTTATGAGAGCCGAATGTGCCGGCCCGCAGGTCGGAAAACTCACACCGAAGGGCAGAACATCGGCACGTTATCTTTACATAATATACGGTGTTCTTACAGTTGCACTTACAGTTCTTCTGATACTCGGCGGCATGCCGGTGTTCGACAGTATATGCCACGCAATGGGAACGGCCGGTACCGGCGGATTCGGTATAAAAAACAACGGTATAGCGTTTTACAATTCGAAATATATTGAATACGTTCTGACGGTGGGAATGATAGTTTTCGGCGTTAATTTCAGCATCTACTATCTTATCCTGACCGGACATATAAAAACAGTGCTCAGAAATGCAGAATTAAGAGTATACCTTATTATTATTCTTTTAGCCACCGGACTTATAATGGGATCAAACATTCTGATACATCCTGATCCGGAGGAAAATTTCAGATCAGCGGTATTTCAGGTGTCATCCATAATGACATCGACTGGGTTCGGAACAGATGACTATGCACTCTGGCCGGAGTTTTCACAGATGGTACTTCTCATGCTGATGTTTATCGGTGCCTGTGCAGGATCCACCGGCGGCGGTCTCAAGGTGCAGCGAATAATAATCATGTTCAAGAGTGTCAAGAAATTCGTTCGTCAGACGCTCAGTCCGAAGTGCGTTTATGTACTTAAGGGAGAGGACAAGACCATGGACACGGCAACGGTTCACGGAGTTCAGACGTATTTCATTCTTTACACCGGACTTCTGTTCATATCGCTTCTCCTTGTTTCGTTCGACAATAATGATTTTGCAACTTCATTTTCTTCAGTAGTAACGTGTATCAACAACATAGGACCGGGACTTAACAAGGTAGGCCCGACACAGAACTTTTCTTTCTTCTCAAACTTTGCAAAGATTATTCTGTCATTTGACATGCTTTTAGGAAGACTTGAGTGCCTTCCGGTCATAGTAATGCTTTCTCCTTCAGTATGGAGAAATAAATTCTGA